A portion of the Candidatus Poribacteria bacterium genome contains these proteins:
- a CDS encoding Ig-like domain-containing protein, which produces MKNLMTQKFIFGLLMALVLALGVQGVVEAQTSSVSGDSAVTSATAGTTTIPVFDISTTNLLTRSFTLTVTEAADTNTVEVQATGATVTEIRVTKAPSDPTSDPQDTDDPDPSPAKDDIISGTTITFGGLGTKDDSDSATATGDPNTADWTFKVTYTVAALGAYSIEVDGNTASPEIAAYVVQSKGRAASYHLNKIAAANITQTPQITNTAMEVQVTDGSTGQTWVQVDLNITNGRLYPTGQFVSGNRIYSSNEANDNGYTNLSVFTGAGGDIAGVTVAPNRGQTAMVTAKISGTTGDHASHTVTYFDSGVVTIDRVSGNYQHAKESERLAQPLVVRVLDGTRPVRDQRVRFTASGGQLRSVTGSTFINETGSVEATTAISIKTDSSGQAKVYLTVPAAAAAVSVNAEIAQTPPAVVGRADGSGSPLAQLSERFSVFAVERDSATLSPLTITGAPVTPVENADPDREIIWVDTSATGPVEVEFTVTGGQLYLDPSRLDLDAISLKQSTDRPQYVTTLRVSTDATGNIGTAAAPILFVRASSGIAEVKAQILRSSLDTAVRTIQYIAGSIELEVVSNNPRVRGALGGLRDDPFVVRAMIGGRPAPGQTVKFTVDTTSGGALIPVPETEVFVTQPRGLTLSAGASPTDLTPASGSHVTTVLRQEEYTAADNGEIFVRTDDQGEAKVYLQMGTTAGASHTITAQLPVGSERVSFTVQPQAGTIAGDLKKIDVPDLRPNDDNLETLAVRAENVFGDRLPDVNIRWTTTHGIITHVNGRGTISNNQAQAEADITSPIRSGQEIFVRTDASGEAWILYRRDQAISGAQTVRAEIASEQGAQQYDFEIRHQTFTIGSGGVSNNQNNNPQTRNPYLSISPSSLTGNPGQQRSFTVSAFDANNRQQSISVNLSSSGVTVPASVRTGESVSITLPSSSTSISVSASNYGSRSLSVSVQAVPDEIVKVSGDSPVQTGEPGAQLSSAFVVRVEDSSNNPIPGQTVTFRVTGGGGSVSSSTDTTDSSGEAGTTLTLGSAEGTNTVEASVSGVSSVVTFTATAERVSVANRLEIEEGNNQSGELNRLLPSPLVVQLLDQDGDPIQGLTIAFEVTEGRGRLSPRTARTDNQGFAEVNFTPSSTGNIEVEASVRGIDTISPVTFTISGGELPDAITVVSGNNQRGRPGARLANPFVVQVIDRNDDPVSGVSVSFSVTAGGGSVSPTSATTTNNGRAQTTLTLGDDPGENTVRASVTGLTDRVSFKATSGMQVHLNASQRPPMYWISRNEGKLYRLVDDEIESLAPNVTGITNVAVDAANNVLYLSVQTGENRGDIRRANLNGGNIRTLKTITAVPSGITVDSTGDTLYWANSRGRIQSMPTAGSTKLTNVLENLRNPTIVVSNGHLYWTESIGRIRRIDLTDAQLTIQNIATGLGEPLGLSVAKGKVYWIERNADGSGSLNRSNLDGSNAQALKTFASGVPTSLAVDSADNKIYWTKGAGKIQRSNLAGKFVRDVASGLMGPTGIALSITATDGQMATTQPGTRNTQQTNNAQTNFSRYDINRDGAVNNADTRAVAAAIGQSGADIANPRTDVDGNGEVDVTDLILVLGNLDDDVAAPAIDVDVKALDIDFDRVQEQVEVLLASGDASIAAQRALLYLQHLLANARPDETVLLANYPNPFNPETWIPYHLAESTAVKINIYDAQGVLVRALTVGHQSAGYYTSRSRAAYWDGRNALGERVASGIYFYQLQTGETASPLRKMVILK; this is translated from the coding sequence ATGAAAAACTTAATGACACAGAAATTCATTTTTGGTCTACTAATGGCTCTTGTGTTGGCGTTGGGTGTGCAGGGTGTCGTAGAGGCACAAACCTCATCGGTGAGTGGAGACTCTGCCGTTACCAGTGCAACGGCAGGGACTACGACCATACCTGTTTTCGATATATCCACAACCAATCTGCTTACACGTTCCTTCACGCTTACAGTAACTGAGGCAGCAGACACGAATACCGTTGAAGTTCAGGCTACGGGCGCGACAGTGACGGAGATAAGAGTAACAAAAGCACCAAGCGATCCGACATCTGACCCACAAGATACTGATGATCCGGATCCAAGTCCAGCCAAAGATGATATAATCAGTGGCACTACTATTACATTTGGCGGTTTGGGAACTAAGGATGATAGCGATAGCGCTACTGCTACTGGAGACCCTAATACAGCGGACTGGACATTCAAGGTTACCTACACGGTTGCTGCCTTAGGAGCCTATTCCATAGAGGTGGATGGCAATACCGCTAGTCCGGAGATAGCGGCTTACGTTGTGCAAAGCAAGGGTAGAGCCGCATCTTATCATCTTAATAAAATCGCAGCTGCCAATATAACCCAAACACCCCAAATAACGAATACTGCCATGGAAGTGCAGGTAACTGATGGGTCGACTGGGCAGACATGGGTTCAAGTTGATTTGAACATCACCAATGGTAGACTCTATCCGACAGGTCAATTTGTGAGCGGTAACAGGATCTATAGTTCAAACGAGGCTAACGATAACGGCTATACAAACCTTTCTGTATTCACCGGTGCAGGCGGAGACATAGCTGGCGTGACGGTCGCCCCAAATAGAGGCCAAACTGCCATGGTTACAGCAAAAATCTCTGGGACCACGGGAGACCATGCATCGCATACCGTTACCTATTTCGATAGTGGAGTGGTTACCATAGACAGGGTGTCGGGGAACTATCAACATGCGAAGGAGAGTGAGAGGCTCGCTCAGCCCCTTGTTGTGCGTGTGTTGGATGGCACTAGACCGGTTCGGGATCAACGGGTTAGATTCACTGCCTCTGGTGGTCAGTTGCGGTCTGTCACAGGCTCGACCTTCATTAACGAGACAGGTTCAGTGGAGGCTACTACTGCAATATCCATAAAGACGGACAGTAGCGGTCAAGCAAAAGTGTATCTCACAGTACCCGCTGCAGCGGCAGCGGTCAGTGTTAATGCTGAGATCGCACAAACACCACCCGCCGTCGTTGGGAGGGCTGATGGCAGTGGTAGTCCGCTTGCGCAATTAAGTGAGCGATTTTCGGTTTTTGCAGTGGAAAGGGACTCCGCTACATTGAGCCCATTGACAATTACCGGGGCACCCGTAACACCTGTAGAGAATGCTGACCCGGATCGGGAGATAATCTGGGTGGATACCTCGGCTACTGGACCAGTTGAGGTTGAGTTTACAGTTACCGGCGGACAGCTCTATTTGGATCCTTCACGTCTGGATTTAGATGCCATTAGCCTGAAGCAATCTACAGATAGACCGCAATATGTTACAACACTCCGTGTCAGCACCGATGCTACTGGTAATATAGGGACTGCGGCTGCCCCGATTCTGTTCGTCAGGGCATCTTCTGGAATCGCAGAAGTTAAGGCGCAAATCCTTCGCAGTTCGCTAGATACTGCCGTGCGTACTATTCAGTATATCGCAGGTAGTATTGAGTTGGAAGTGGTCTCTAATAACCCCCGTGTCAGAGGGGCCCTCGGCGGATTGCGCGATGATCCATTTGTGGTTAGAGCAATGATCGGAGGCAGACCCGCACCTGGGCAGACTGTCAAGTTTACAGTCGATACTACCAGTGGAGGTGCTCTTATTCCTGTTCCTGAGACAGAAGTATTTGTCACACAACCGAGGGGTCTTACATTGTCTGCTGGCGCATCTCCTACTGATTTAACACCGGCTTCCGGTAGCCACGTTACTACTGTTCTTCGACAAGAAGAATACACGGCTGCTGATAACGGGGAAATATTTGTCAGAACCGATGATCAGGGCGAGGCGAAAGTTTATCTCCAGATGGGTACTACCGCTGGTGCCTCTCACACAATCACAGCTCAACTTCCAGTGGGAAGTGAGCGCGTCAGTTTCACAGTTCAACCACAAGCCGGTACAATTGCGGGGGATCTAAAGAAGATTGATGTGCCCGATTTGCGTCCTAACGATGATAATCTTGAAACTTTGGCTGTTCGCGCGGAAAATGTATTTGGAGATAGACTCCCAGATGTGAATATCAGATGGACCACAACCCACGGAATAATCACTCATGTGAATGGACGTGGAACGATATCGAACAATCAGGCCCAGGCCGAGGCTGACATAACCTCACCGATTCGGAGTGGTCAAGAAATATTCGTCCGGACAGATGCTTCTGGTGAAGCCTGGATTCTCTATCGTAGGGACCAGGCTATCAGCGGTGCACAGACCGTCAGAGCAGAGATTGCTTCGGAACAGGGCGCGCAACAGTATGATTTCGAGATTAGGCATCAGACGTTCACTATTGGTAGTGGCGGTGTTAGCAACAACCAAAACAACAACCCACAAACCAGAAATCCATATCTCTCAATTTCTCCCAGTAGTCTCACAGGTAACCCAGGTCAACAGCGGAGTTTCACGGTTTCTGCTTTCGATGCGAACAATAGACAACAGAGCATATCCGTGAATCTCAGCAGCAGCGGCGTTACGGTACCTGCCTCTGTCAGAACAGGTGAGTCCGTCTCTATCACATTACCGAGCAGCTCGACTTCCATTTCTGTGAGTGCCTCTAACTATGGTTCGCGCTCCCTGAGTGTTAGCGTGCAGGCTGTTCCTGATGAGATTGTAAAGGTCTCTGGCGATAGTCCTGTACAGACAGGTGAGCCGGGTGCGCAACTGTCTTCGGCGTTTGTGGTGCGAGTAGAAGATAGTAGCAATAATCCAATTCCAGGGCAAACCGTGACCTTCCGGGTAACCGGGGGTGGCGGTAGCGTCTCATCGTCAACGGATACCACCGACTCCAGTGGAGAAGCCGGCACGACGCTTACCTTGGGAAGTGCTGAGGGCACGAACACCGTGGAGGCAAGTGTGAGTGGCGTGTCAAGTGTCGTCACCTTTACCGCAACAGCGGAACGGGTGAGCGTCGCCAATCGACTGGAGATTGAAGAGGGTAATAACCAGAGCGGGGAACTGAATAGACTGCTGCCATCTCCGTTGGTTGTTCAACTTTTAGACCAAGACGGGGACCCGATTCAAGGTCTTACAATTGCGTTTGAGGTGACCGAAGGCAGGGGTCGACTCTCGCCTCGCACGGCACGCACGGATAACCAAGGGTTTGCGGAAGTTAATTTCACTCCGAGCAGCACGGGGAACATTGAGGTCGAGGCAAGCGTCCGCGGCATCGACACAATTTCGCCAGTAACCTTCACAATTAGCGGTGGTGAACTCCCCGATGCAATTACGGTCGTCTCCGGTAACAACCAGCGCGGGAGACCCGGGGCGAGACTCGCCAATCCGTTTGTTGTGCAAGTGATTGATAGGAACGACGATCCTGTTTCTGGGGTAAGTGTGTCATTTTCAGTCACCGCAGGCGGCGGGAGCGTCTCCCCGACATCTGCCACCACCACCAATAACGGACGCGCACAGACGACCTTGACACTCGGCGATGACCCCGGCGAGAACACCGTCCGCGCAAGCGTCACAGGACTCACGGATAGAGTCTCCTTCAAAGCGACTTCCGGCATGCAGGTGCACCTCAACGCTTCACAACGTCCCCCAATGTATTGGATTAGCAGAAACGAGGGGAAACTCTATCGACTCGTTGACGACGAAATCGAGAGTCTCGCACCGAACGTCACGGGCATCACGAACGTCGCTGTGGATGCGGCAAATAACGTTCTGTATCTGAGTGTGCAAACAGGCGAGAACCGGGGCGACATCCGGCGTGCGAACCTGAACGGTGGCAACATCCGGACGTTGAAGACGATCACTGCCGTGCCGAGCGGGATAACGGTGGATAGCACGGGGGATACCCTCTACTGGGCAAACTCACGCGGTCGTATCCAGAGCATGCCGACGGCGGGTAGCACGAAACTGACGAACGTATTAGAGAACCTTCGCAATCCGACGATCGTCGTCTCTAATGGACATCTGTATTGGACGGAATCTATCGGCAGGATCCGTCGGATTGATCTCACAGACGCACAGTTAACGATCCAGAACATCGCTACAGGTTTAGGCGAGCCGTTAGGACTTTCCGTTGCGAAAGGGAAGGTTTACTGGATAGAACGGAACGCTGACGGCAGCGGGAGTCTGAATCGGTCGAACCTTGACGGGTCTAACGCGCAGGCGTTGAAGACCTTCGCCTCGGGTGTGCCGACCTCGCTTGCTGTGGATTCTGCGGACAACAAGATTTACTGGACGAAGGGTGCCGGTAAGATTCAACGTTCCAACCTTGCGGGTAAGTTCGTCCGAGACGTTGCTTCGGGTCTGATGGGTCCGACAGGTATTGCGTTGAGCATCACGGCGACAGATGGACAGATGGCGACGACGCAGCCAGGGACTCGGAATACGCAACAGACGAACAACGCGCAGACGAATTTCTCACGGTATGACATCAACCGCGACGGTGCGGTGAACAATGCCGATACACGGGCAGTTGCCGCAGCGATCGGACAGAGCGGTGCAGACATCGCGAACCCACGCACGGACGTTGACGGTAACGGCGAAGTGGATGTGACCGACCTGATTCTCGTCTTGGGTAACCTTGACGACGATGTCGCGGCACCGGCAATTGATGTGGATGTGAAGGCACTTGACATCGACTTCGATCGTGTGCAGGAGCAGGTCGAGGTGTTGTTGGCATCGGGGGATGCGTCGATCGCAGCGCAGCGTGCATTGTTGTATCTGCAACATCTGTTGGCAAACGCACGTCCGGACGAGACCGTCTTGTTGGCAAACTATCCGAACCCGTTCAACCCGGAGACGTGGATCCCGTATCACTTGGCAGAAAGCACGGCTGTGAAAATCAACATCTACGATGCGCAAGGCGTGTTGGTGCGTGCGTTGACCGTGGGTCATCAATCGGCGGGTTACTACACATCTCGGAGTCGTGCGGCGTATTGGGATGGTCGGAACGCACTCGGTGAACGCGTGGCGAGTGGTATCTATTTTTATCAGTTGCAGACGGGCGAAACGGCTTCACCGCTGCGGAAAATGGTGATTTTGAAATAG
- a CDS encoding helix-turn-helix domain-containing protein, giving the protein MRSNAKGRILAACEMSFKGKSNAEIAAHFNVTDSTVSRWRKLQLWIEFENELVAAYKDAALQKHQTPDADTDPA; this is encoded by the coding sequence ATGCGTAGTAATGCAAAAGGCAGGATTCTTGCAGCCTGCGAGATGTCTTTCAAAGGGAAGAGCAATGCTGAGATTGCCGCACACTTCAACGTCACGGATTCGACGGTCTCTCGGTGGCGGAAACTCCAACTCTGGATTGAGTTTGAGAATGAACTCGTTGCTGCGTATAAGGATGCAGCCCTTCAGAAACACCAGACCCCCGATGCGGACACCGACCCGGCTTGA